Below is a genomic region from Prunus persica cultivar Lovell chromosome G3, Prunus_persica_NCBIv2, whole genome shotgun sequence.
tttctagatttatgatttttttgtaataaatgcaagcgatagtctaataatatttaaaattaatctaatttataaTAGGGGGATTTGCACTTAGGAGTAGTGGGCGGACACAATacatgactagtcaactgacCCAACCCACGTTTGCATAAGATACTTTTTTATCAACAAATAAGCAAACAATTTTACCAAAAACATAGGTAATAAGGAGAGGGGTAGGTAAATACTCTTAATAATAAGAATGGAAATTTTTCTACCATTTGCAACAATTAATAAGATCACACATGAATCATCAGAAACAGAAGGCTTGAGCCTCGTGATCGGATCATATTATTCATCACAAAAAAGGCAAGGAAACAAACACTATTTTCCTAAAAAGTTATATGATTCCTATCCCTCTTGAATATTTGGGAAGCAGCAAGAACTTGCATAATCTCCAAGATGTGGTGATTTTtctgctaaaatatgagaaattataagagaatatttgtttgtgagaATTCTAATAATCTAATTGTCCAAGATACGTCACGtcaatttttaacttttgacaCCTATCTATTTAATTAACTTTAACTTTAGGGTTAGATTAAAGTTAATTAAATAGATAGGtgtcaaaagttaaaaattgaAGTGTCTAGATATCACGAAATGCGGGCAAATACATAATGTCTAAATGTAGAGGTTAGGAATCCGTTTatagtatgtatatatatgaggGCAAAAATGTCATAATCACAAACTGTTATTGTAGCTTGTAAGTTAAGTTTGATGTACAGTCCTCAATTAGGAATCCTTAGAGGATCCTATTTGTAGTTTTAGTTTTcgttattaaaataaaaaaataaaataaaaactctatGTAGATCAACTGTTAAAAATCTCCTACATGAAAGCCCCATCTGATTCATCACCAAATAGGGGAAGAGAACTActttccttaaaaaaatccTATGATTCCTGTCCTATATCCCATCCAGAAGAGGAGAAGATTCCTATTTCCTAATAAATTTCGATTATACACAAGAGGAGTTTGAGTATAAGTACAAACCTTCCGAGTAAATTTTTGGATCtcaaattttgaaacaaaCTCTTTTCTGAAACCGTATATAGAATAGAAAATCTCTCTGGCCTTTCGCTCTCTATTGCTCTTAACAAAATGTAAGTTGAGTTTCTTGTATTATTTCTCATGAGCGAGCAGAGAAgccctactttcttttctctctcttttttttttcatcttcttctggGCCGAGGACGCATCTCATATCTCTTAGTTACTTCTTGCATTGCATGCAGATTATTTGATTGTATCCCTTATTAAGAAGAACCAAGAGCAAGTTAATAACAAGGTTGAATAATATGTCTAAAGGGAAGGCCACTGATTTGCAGACTACTGAATGCACACGTCAAACAGAAGGACGTAAAATTGCAATCAATTTTGGCGACCATGATGAGAAGGAAGACAATTATTTGCTTGATGAGAAGGgagataattattttattgattataCGAGAGATAATTACTTGTTTAAggaggaagatgatgatgatgatgatgatgattatttTCTTGATGATGAGAAGGGAGATAATTATTCGGGGGAGGACCGGATTAGCGAGCTGCCAGACGAAATTCTAATTGCCATTGTTTCCCTCTTGGACACTTGGGAAGGAGGAAGAACTTGCGTAATCTCCAAGAGGTGGAGATTTTTGTGGGCAAGTGTTACATGTCTGAACTTTGATCGCAAGGAGTGGGAATTTACTGAGCCTCTCAGGAAACCATGCATTTGTGGTTTGTTTAAAATCTTGCAATCGCATCAGGGTTCAACCTTAGAGAGATTGAGGATTGGCTATTGCGATTTAGATAGCGAATGCTGTCGTTCTGATGTCGATAATTCGATCGAAAGTGCAATATTGCAGAAGAGAGTTCAAAGGCTTGAGATAGATGATGTTCGTTTTTCTAACGACCCTTACATCTTTCCAGAGAGGCCATTCAAAACCCCTTTTGGTGTTTCCTGCATCAAGTCCCTTACACACCTCAGCTTCAACAACACAAACATACATTCTCGAATTGTTTGCCACTTTCTATCTCACTGTCCACTTCTTGAGCACCTGTGTATTCGTCGCTCCTCTGAAATATATGTTTTGAAAGTCGTCGGTCCCTCTCTCCGGTTGAAGTTTCTGCAGATAAGCGACTGCCCTAGCGTAGTTAAAATCGAGATCTTTGCTCCTAATCTCTTGTCGTTTATCTACGACGGAAGAGGTCCATACAGAACAGGAATTGTTATGAAGCATGCACCCTCGCTTGTCATGCTATCTCTTGCAGAACCTTGTGATTGTATATCCAAAGCTTTTCGGTCGGTTTCAAGTTGTTTTTCTCGTCTGCAAACTCTCAGCCTGCGTATTGGTCTCGGACAAGTCAGTATGCATATGAAATCATTCAAGATTTATTATCAGTCAGTATACATTCTTGTCTTACAATTGGTTTCTTTTTGCAGAGGAGTATTATGCTCCCAGAGTCTCCACAATTATCTAGTCTCAAAAAGCTATCTTTGGCGATACATATGGGACAAAATTCGAAAATCCTCATGGATTTGACTTCCTTGATAGAGCGATCTCCTTTCTTGCATAGATTGGAATTACGGGTAAAATTACTTCCACATTTATCTTACAAGTTTGTAACATTTTATCATTTATAAGCAGACAAGATACATAGTACGCTTAAAAGTTTGGTGCGTGAAAATGaactagaatattttaaagagTGAACAAGAGTCCAAGCCCTTGTTTGATGTACCGAGACTATAGACTTATTAAATTAGACAAAAGTCCAATATATTGATTATGTCTTACAAATCCTACCTAAAAGGGTAATACTCATAAGACTTGCTTGAACTCAACTTCAATTCAAGCTCGACCACCAAACCATGACAAAATGATGGAAAACTTGTGTtcatttgtttaattcattAGCTTTTTTCAATGAGGAATCTTGATAAATTCTTCTCATATATACGCCGTTTTGCAGTTAAAGTGGAGCGGTTTGTTTAGGTATTGTACGAGCAGTGTGCAGAAGATTAAAAAATGTCCTCATCCATGCCTTAAGGTTGTGAAAATTTCAGGCTTCATTGGGTCTCGTATGGATACTATGTTTGCCATGTACTTAATTGAGAACTCTCTTGTGCTCGAGAAGCTCATCTTTGATCTTCATAAGGTAAATGATACACCGTATTGTCAtacttcccttttttttacaCTTCTCAAAGATATAAAAAActacatgttttttttaatgcatatGTAttattcacgtattatacataTAATGACATACACGTTCTTTCcaaatattttccattttatctgtatttttcaagtattattggTTGGACCGTatgtttttaagaaattggTCGAGTAATACAAGAAAACATGCTTTGCAGACTTATGATTTTCTGAGTCGGAAACAATACCTAAGTAGAAAGACAatcaagaagaaaatagaGGCAACAAGAAAGCATGCTTTGCAGATTGGGAAGCAACTTCCACCAGGAGCCGAGTTAATTGTCATATAAGTTTATTTGTTTGAATTATTTGATTATCAAATTGTACTTATACGGTTTCCTTGGATTCCAAGCATACGATATAttcttataatta
It encodes:
- the LOC18783003 gene encoding F-box/FBD/LRR-repeat protein At3g26920, which translates into the protein MSKGKATDLQTTECTRQTEGRKIAINFGDHDEKEDNYLLDEKGDNYFIDYTRDNYLFKEEDDDDDDDDYFLDDEKGDNYSGEDRISELPDEILIAIVSLLDTWEGGRTCVISKRWRFLWASVTCLNFDRKEWEFTEPLRKPCICGLFKILQSHQGSTLERLRIGYCDLDSECCRSDVDNSIESAILQKRVQRLEIDDVRFSNDPYIFPERPFKTPFGVSCIKSLTHLSFNNTNIHSRIVCHFLSHCPLLEHLCIRRSSEIYVLKVVGPSLRLKFLQISDCPSVVKIEIFAPNLLSFIYDGRGPYRTGIVMKHAPSLVMLSLAEPCDCISKAFRSVSSCFSRLQTLSLRIGLGQRSIMLPESPQLSSLKKLSLAIHMGQNSKILMDLTSLIERSPFLHRLELRLKWSGFIGSRMDTMFAMYLIENSLVLEKLIFDLHKTYDFLSRKQYLSRKTIKKKIEATRKHALQIGKQLPPGAELIVI